The Panicum hallii strain FIL2 chromosome 9, PHallii_v3.1, whole genome shotgun sequence genome has a window encoding:
- the LOC112874036 gene encoding uncharacterized protein LOC112874036, which translates to MAGAADEYYYGGGPGPRGAPHGLLLAVVVGLVVAGPLFLGDGGEALTEAVAELLSPVGLLLLPVCLLFLIRVLSSDRGAAALADVFAFGGSPDAVHRVGGSPVGVALMLLLILALLYYRSSLFGGDGGGDE; encoded by the coding sequence atggccggcgcggcggacgAGTACTACTACGGCGGCGGGCCCGGCCCGCGCGGGGCGCCGCACGGGCTGCtgctggcggtggtggtggggctGGTGGTGGCGGGCCCGCTGTTcctgggcgacggcggcgaggcgctGACGGAGGCCGTGGCGGAGCTGCTGAGCCCGGTcggcctgctcctcctccccgtGTGCCTGCTCTTCCTCATCCGCGTCCTCTCCTCCGACCGCGGCGCCGCGGCGCTGGCCGACGTCTTCGCCTTCGGCGGCTCCCCCGACGCCGTCCACCGCGTGGGCGGCTCGCCCGTCGGCGTCGCGCTCATGCTCCTCCTCATCCTCGCGCTGCTCTACTACCGCTCCTCGCTcttcggcggcgacggcggcggcgacgagtaG
- the LOC112874035 gene encoding peter Pan-like protein isoform X2: MRHPRSGPGKKRGRGPRIPATTLRKQKAALANVDQITGAKIPKSFVFSRGKLPSTLRHLQQDLRKVMLPYTALNLKEKKRNNLKDFINVAGPLGVTHFLILSNPKSLPHLRFAKSPQGPTFTFQIEEYALAADIANSQKRPRCPPGIFKNSPLVVLSGFSGLGNPFESLVEYFQHMVPAVDPSTVQLAACQRILLLKYDKDKEVIDFRHYSIKLQPVGVSRKIRKLVQNNQVPDLRDFKDVSDYVTKAGYGSESEADDEAATVSLPSDVDKLNQASRKSAVRLQEIGPRMTMRLVKVEAGLCSGDVLYPWPVAKGAVGKKGKVTEEEIEGQEETEDGSEDEMEE; the protein is encoded by the exons ATGCGTCACCCAAGGTCCGGGCCGGGGAAGAAGCGAGGCCGCGGGCCGCGGATCCCCGCGACGACGCTTCGGAAGCAGAAGGCGGCGTTGGCGAACGTCGaccagatcactggcgccaagATCCCCAAGAGTTTCGTCTTCTCCCGGGGCAAGCTCCCATCCACGCTCCGCCACCTCCAGCAGGACCTCCGCAAGGTCATGCTCCCCTACACCGCTCTCAATCTAAAG GAGAAGAAGCGGAATAACCTCAAGGACTTCATCAATGTTGCTGGTCCGTTGGGTGTCACACATTTCTTGATCCTCTCGAACCCTAAGAGCCTGCCGCACTTGCGCTTTGCCAAATCGCCACAGGGCCCAACCTTCACTTTTCAGATAGAGGAGTATGCGCTTGCGGCGGACATTGCAAACTCCCAGAAGCGGCCGAGGTGCCCACCGGGGATATTCAAGAACTCGCCTCTG GTTGTGCTCAGCGGGTTTTCAGGTCTTGGCAACCCTTTTGAGAGTTTGGTCGAGTACTTTCAGCATATGGTCCCTGCCGTTGACCCAAGCACT GTCCAGCTGGCAGCATGTCAAAGGATTCTATTGTTAAAATATGATAAGGATAAGGAGGTTATCGATTTCCGGCATTACTCCATCAAGCTTCAGCCTGTTGGGGTCAGTCGCAAGATTAGAAAGCTTGTGCAGAACAATCAAGTTCCTGATCTAAGAGACTTTAAAGATGTTAGCGATTACGTTACAAA AGCTGGATATGGATCAGAAAGTGAAGCAGATGATGAAGCAGCAACGGTAAGCCTACCAAGTGATGTTGACAAATTAAACCAGGCATCAAGGAAAAGCGCTGTCAGACTCCAGGAGATCGGACCAAGGATGACTATGCGCCTAGTTAAAGTTGAGGCTGGGCTATGTTCAGGAGATGTCTTATACCCTTGGCCTG TGGCAAAGGGAGCAGTGGGGAAGAAAGGGAAAGTAACTGAGGAAGAGATAGAAGGACAAGAAGAAACCGAGGATGGGTCAGAGGACGAGATGGAGGAATAG
- the LOC112874035 gene encoding peter Pan-like protein isoform X1: MRHPRSGPGKKRGRGPRIPATTLRKQKAALANVDQITGAKIPKSFVFSRGKLPSTLRHLQQDLRKVMLPYTALNLKEKKRNNLKDFINVAGPLGVTHFLILSNPKSLPHLRFAKSPQGPTFTFQIEEYALAADIANSQKRPRCPPGIFKNSPLVVLSGFSGLGNPFESLVEYFQHMVPAVDPSTVQLAACQRILLLKYDKDKEVIDFRHYSIKLQPVGVSRKIRKLVQNNQVPDLRDFKDVSDYVTKRAGYGSESEADDEAATVSLPSDVDKLNQASRKSAVRLQEIGPRMTMRLVKVEAGLCSGDVLYPWPVAKGAVGKKGKVTEEEIEGQEETEDGSEDEMEE; encoded by the exons ATGCGTCACCCAAGGTCCGGGCCGGGGAAGAAGCGAGGCCGCGGGCCGCGGATCCCCGCGACGACGCTTCGGAAGCAGAAGGCGGCGTTGGCGAACGTCGaccagatcactggcgccaagATCCCCAAGAGTTTCGTCTTCTCCCGGGGCAAGCTCCCATCCACGCTCCGCCACCTCCAGCAGGACCTCCGCAAGGTCATGCTCCCCTACACCGCTCTCAATCTAAAG GAGAAGAAGCGGAATAACCTCAAGGACTTCATCAATGTTGCTGGTCCGTTGGGTGTCACACATTTCTTGATCCTCTCGAACCCTAAGAGCCTGCCGCACTTGCGCTTTGCCAAATCGCCACAGGGCCCAACCTTCACTTTTCAGATAGAGGAGTATGCGCTTGCGGCGGACATTGCAAACTCCCAGAAGCGGCCGAGGTGCCCACCGGGGATATTCAAGAACTCGCCTCTG GTTGTGCTCAGCGGGTTTTCAGGTCTTGGCAACCCTTTTGAGAGTTTGGTCGAGTACTTTCAGCATATGGTCCCTGCCGTTGACCCAAGCACT GTCCAGCTGGCAGCATGTCAAAGGATTCTATTGTTAAAATATGATAAGGATAAGGAGGTTATCGATTTCCGGCATTACTCCATCAAGCTTCAGCCTGTTGGGGTCAGTCGCAAGATTAGAAAGCTTGTGCAGAACAATCAAGTTCCTGATCTAAGAGACTTTAAAGATGTTAGCGATTACGTTACAAA AAGAGCTGGATATGGATCAGAAAGTGAAGCAGATGATGAAGCAGCAACGGTAAGCCTACCAAGTGATGTTGACAAATTAAACCAGGCATCAAGGAAAAGCGCTGTCAGACTCCAGGAGATCGGACCAAGGATGACTATGCGCCTAGTTAAAGTTGAGGCTGGGCTATGTTCAGGAGATGTCTTATACCCTTGGCCTG TGGCAAAGGGAGCAGTGGGGAAGAAAGGGAAAGTAACTGAGGAAGAGATAGAAGGACAAGAAGAAACCGAGGATGGGTCAGAGGACGAGATGGAGGAATAG